The Musa acuminata AAA Group cultivar baxijiao chromosome BXJ2-2, Cavendish_Baxijiao_AAA, whole genome shotgun sequence genome contains the following window.
AGGGTCATTGTTTTAGCATTAAGGAAACTCAAATTCTTGTCTCTGTCCTCCACAAGAGTTACTTGTGTGAGAACAGGATTATGCCTTAGGAAAGCATTCTGTATCTCCCAATTCCTTTTAATCTCTCTCTTAATTTTCCTCACATGTAACTCTGTTAAAATGTTCCAATGCAATGCAGGTTGTTCCCATTACTCGGACCCTGATCACCCaggtttcaaaagaaaaaagaaaatcttataGTTGCACCGACACTCCTCTCAACACAAAAATtctctttctttttaattatcCACCAACCTTTCGTGCTTGGTGTTCTTCTTGCTGCACCCCTTTTCATCACCTTTTTGTGCAATTCCATCTTGATTCATATGTTACTGTTGGAAAATGATGTTTTCATTCAGTGATTGGATAAACTGTTTTATAGGATCCTGGAACTTTGGCTCTAAAGTTACTTGAGAGAATTAGTGACCTGAAGCATGAAATCTAATTCATCGATTCTTATTGTCTCTCCGACAGTTCTTTTTTAACAAATCTAAACAATAACGACCAAGTTATGCAAGTCTCCTTAGATGAGTATTAGGCCTCTGCAAAAGGACCTATTTGTTCTAATGACGGTCGCCGCTTAACTTCTTCACGTTTCAAGTGGATATTGCAGATATTCCTCCATGGAGTTACCCTAATGGGCTTCTAAGTGTCCAAATAATTCTGATTCTTGCTCAAATCACAATCATTAAACCCTTTGGTGGTTAAGACCAGTCCATAAAATACTTGTTTATGACTGTGTCAATTGTACTCTTACAAGCATATGAATAATCATCTGTAGATAACCATGTGAAAGGACTCCTAGATCGATTGTGATAAAAGAAACTGAACTAATATTGGCTTAGTCTAAACCCTGAAATAGACCGCATCAATTTGCTTCCACTGTGAATTCATATGATCTCTCAGAACATGGTGAATTGTTGTTGGTTACCAATGATCCCTAGGCTCATTTGTCATAACCTGGTGATGGTCATTTCTTAATCTTCTGCAAAATCATTTTTGGATTCATATATGCACCACATTCATCTTGGATGTCATTGAGCTTGCCTTTAATATTGCAACCACTTGAATTGTCAAGATTTGGCTtcccatgataaaatatcaaggaGAAGAATAGACTGATAGAAGATCACATCTGAAAACCAATGTTCGAAGAGATGAAGAGAATTGTATTTGTCCCAAGTTTTTCTTGGCTGGCTTTTATATCATTTGATGCAGGTCATGTAATTAGTGCTACGACACCTCCAATTAGGTTTTCTAGCTATCATATGcaggaaaaaaaatcaaagaagcaaataaataaattataattcaaaaaagtATAATTTtccccaaggattgaaatatcgtatcgtatcagagtttcgagattcgctcggtatggtacggtactgtaTATATACCGAGCCATATACTgctcggtgtatatatatatatttcggtaGCAGGCGGTCCGTGTACTAGTCTGGACCGATAcgggtggtattattcgaaattgaagatcTTATTTTTTCCTAACATAAATGAATGACTTCTCATGCGTAAGACTATTCATGTCCTACCAAATGTTCCAGAAGGCATCGAATTAACAGTACACAAATGCATCATACATTCTTTAACCAATATTATAAGAAATCCAATTCTGAAAACTGCAAATGTTAAATAAGATTTTGAGTAAGTTGTTTGCCTAGCTATCTGCTAAGGTTATTATTCTAGCTAATTATGGTATGATGAACATagtttttaagttagaattatgaagaaaaaaataCCAAAGATGTTGGAGATAATAGGATTAAGCAACATATGCATGCTCCACTTTGAAGCCATGGTTACATTTCATTGCCAagaaatatgaattttttttttaaaaccctTATATCTAAATGCATTTTTATATAATGCAGGATTGAAATACGAATATTATTTAGAAAATCAGAGCACCATGACCATCTATTACATCCTTTGAAAGTGATCTGAACATAATATGACTATAACCAATTTTCTGTTGTTTGTATAAATTGCTTGCACAGAAAATGGCCTATATTTGATGTATCAATTGTTATTAGCATGATAGGCCAAAACACGAATGGAGTCTGGAAAGCAGAACTTATCTTTGTGCTTATTCACTTAACAAGCCACTAGGCATGCCATGTTATTGAAAAATTTTGCACAATAAATGTGTTGGTAGCAAATGGCTTCTGTCGGTTCACATCCAGTACTTTTATCAGTGCTGTATGGTACTATGTCAAAGAACTTTAATTCTACCATGCAGCTTCTTTTGAACGTTGGATTTTCGTTTGCATTTACACCTTAAAGGATTTATATTACCTTGTTGTTCAGATCCTGTTTCACTTGTCCGTGATCATAAAATTAAAAGTCAGCTAGAGACCCTTGGAATCAGTGTGCAAAGTTTTAATGGTGATCTCTTGTATGAACCATGGGAAATCTACGATGAAAGTGGGCTTGCTTTTACAACCTTTGATGCATATTGGTCCAAGTGCATGAGCTTACCAATTGAACCGACATTGCTTCTTCCTCCCTGGAAGTTGGTCCCACTTGAAGGTAAAATTTATGTATCTAATCATATTAGTTGGTGTTAAGATTTTGTTTCCATTTTTGGATTTGTCACTATGAGCCATATTTATTTTGCAAATTTATCCTGTAATTATGATTTGACCTAACAGGTCAATGGTAAGTTAGGATTGTTAAATGATAATTGAGCTTCTAAGGATCTTAGTTCGTCTGATACAACCCCAGAGCTTGCTTGTCTTAAGCTATTATTCTCATGGTTTTGCTTTCAGCACCTACAACAACCAAGCATTATAAATTTCACTGCCAGGTAGGACCTCAGGGGCCTGAACTGCACTCCTCATTCAGCTTGTTATGTAAAGGTGCTTTTATATTTTAGCTGCTGATGGCCTCGACAATTAGGGGAAGGGGGACAATCTTATCCAGCCATTGGTGGAGCAGCATCTATCCTAGTtattaaatttgtttttctagttggaGTCAATTGGCTAACAATAAATGATTGTGCTACATTATGATGTGTAGCGAGGTTATGGGCTTTCCTTATATGAGGCTAATTTAGTCTGATTATTGTAGGCACATTAGTTTTTTATTCAATTTGGTTATATGGCATCAGCACCCACAGCTCCTGCAATTTGTTCTTTAATGTAAACATGATAACTTGTGACTAATGGATAAGAGATACCCTTTCAGTCCTGTTATTTCTCATGACAAGATATTTCATGGGAACTTCTCCATGTAGAAATTATTACATGGTTTGCACTATATAATAAAGACTATTCTTTTGTACCATTTTCTTTTAACAGGCACAGGAAGTGTTGTAAGCTGTCCAATTGAGGAGCTCGGGCTTGAAAATGAAATAGAGAAATCAAGTAATGGATTATTAAGCAGGTGTTGGTCCCCTGGGTGGAGCAATGCAGACAAGGTGCTAAGTGAATTTATCAGTGGGCATCTACTAGATTATTCGGAAAACAGAATGAAGGTAGAAGGCACCACTACTTCGTTGCTGTCACCATATCTTCATTATGGTGAGCTCAGTATCAggaaaatatatcaaaatgtcAGAATCAAACAAATACAGTGGGCAAAAGAAGGAAACTGTAGAGCAGAAGAGAGCGTGAACTTCTTCCTGCGATCAATTGGTCTTAGAGAATATTCACGTTATCTTTGTTTCAACTTTCCATTCACGTATGAGCGATCGCTCTTGGGTAATCTAAAGCACTACCCTTGGCGAGCTGATGAAGGTCAGTTTAAATCTTGGAGACAGGGTCGGACTGGGTACCCCTTGGTGGATGCCGGAATGAGGGAACTTTGGGCAACTGGTTGGATACACAACAGAAGTAGAGTGATTGTAGCAAGTTTTTTTGTGAAGTTTTTGTTACTTCCATGGACCTGGGGACTGAAGTATTTTTGGGACACATTGCTGGACGCTGACTTGGAAAGCGACATCCTTGGCTGGCAGTATGTGTCAGGTAGCTTACCTGATGGTCATGAGCTGAAACGTATTGACAGCCCTGAGGTATGCATCCTTTAATATCTACAGAGAACTTTTATGACTGAATATAAACAACATGACCAGCCATTCGTTTATTTACTCTAGCTTTTTGAAAAGCTTTATTCCATATTACATATTGTAGGACTCTCAATCTTAATATTGTTTAGATGATCTTATGTGGATATCGTGCATATTCACCATTTATAGATCAAATGAGTGTTATGGCCATCTGCAGTTGATTTGAACACTCGACTGAGGTTTAAATTTGTTCATCCattcatcttcatgagcagattctcCCAATGTTTTGGGGTCAGTTGATTTACCTTGACAATAATATGTATGATTAAGGCAGCGAGTTTCAGAGATGCATGTTAATAGTTGCATGGTTCATATTTACATGTATAGAATCCAAGTATTAGTTTTTGCAAAAACATTAAAAAGTTTTTGTTCAAGAACTTTACCAAGCTGAAATGTGCATATATCGAAAGCGTGTGGCCAGAATTTTTAGGTAATTATTAAAAGGTGAACTTTGAATGGGTATACATTCATATGTGGGATAATTTTTTGTGAAAATTCGCAGGAGATAtatcaattataattttatccactGGTTATCATTTAATGACATTAGTCAATATACTTTATGGAATATTTGATGTTAGATTAACATCATATTTGAATCTCATTTGTGGTGTTGCAACCAAAGtcttcaattttgaataatactgttcggtacgggcggtacatatcgaTCCATCAATAGACTGCTTGTTACCGggcagtatatatatattatatatatatatattatataccgaatgatatatcgctcggtatatagtaccgtactgtaccgtaccgagcgaatgtcgaaactccggtatggtacgatatttcaatccttggttgcaATTAATCCTAAAATTTCAAGTTTCTCTCGAGAATGTTGCGCGTTATAATTATGGTGTTGTCCCATTTGTTGCTTTGATCTTTAGTTTGCTGTGACTctttttctttcaagaattttttttggtCTTCATTTCTATATCAGGTATATGCTTTTAGATGATGGCTGATTTATTCCATCATGTATTGATCATTTAACCAAAATAATAAAACTTCAATCTAAACATGATTTGTTATGGAATTTTCTTCCATACACACagcaaaaaagtttttttttcttccaagaaAAACACTAGTCAATTTTGTTGACAGACATCATTTTTTTGATAGAAGCCATCATTTAAACTTGGAATCAGGTTCAGGGACAGAAGTATGATCCAGATGGTGAGTATGTAAGAAATTGGATTCCAGAACTTGCTAGAGTGCCAACTGAATGGATCCATCATCCATGGGATGCTCCAAGGACTCTGCTTAAAGCATCTGGTGTTGAGCTAGGATTGAACTACCCACAGCCCATTATAGAATTTGATACAGCAAGGGATCAACTTGATGATGCTGTCGACATGATGTGGCAACTTGACAGGGCTTCAAGAGTTGCAAAATTAAGTGGATTGGAGGAAGTTGTAGCTGATAATTTGATTAGTTTAAACACTTTAGACATCCCAAAAGTCATTGTGAAGGAGGAGGTTTTTTGCAGTAGTTCATCTCTTGATCAAAAAGTGCCCTCTTTACACAACATGAAGGATAGCTCCATAAAAAAGAAACCAAAGGATGTCAGTGGAAAAAGATCTGACCTAGTCGGCTCATGTTCTCCCATGAATATTTTGGAGAAGTCAAAGATCGATGTTGACTTGCTTTCGACAGCCAAATCCTCATCTGCAAGGAAAAGAAGCATCAGTGAAAGTCAGTGTGCTGTTCCAATTTGTTTCTCTTCAGGATGTACAGATCCTTGTCAAGAATACGATTCAGTGGACCAAAATTATTCAAACACGTCTCATTCTGATCATCCTTGTCAAGAAACATATCAAATTGGAGAAAAAAAGGTAGTATGGGATTGACTTTCTCAGTTCACAAAATACAGCTTTGTGATTTATTGTCCAAATATTATTTAATTGCAAATATTTATTCCACCGCATGCTGTAGCATTCAAAAATTTTGTACTCATCAATCCATCTTCGTAATATAAAACCAAATTGAATAACCTACCCTCATGCCAGCTTTCTAGATTTTTCCCCTTGCGATGATACTTATCTATGGATGGTGTGAGTATTCCAGCTGATTGCAAATAAGATCATTGTATGTATATTTCTGATGTAGTAATTCATGGCTGTTAATTTTGTCAAGAATTTTGTTAGTTAGAATCTAATCTTGTGCAAATAATCTAAAAATGTAATAAATCAGAAAATTTCTGTATTCTAGTATCACGACCTTCAACTTTACAGATCATGAATTTGGAATATAACTATAATTATAATTTGGTTTCTT
Protein-coding sequences here:
- the LOC135605116 gene encoding cryptochrome-1-like, which produces MGSQTKTIVWFRRDLRIEDNRALATAAKDGRVLPVFVWCPSEEGQFFPGRVSRWWLKQSLEHLDQSLRSLGAPFVFIRAESTLAALLQCIGTVGATRLVYNHLYDPVSLVRDHKIKSQLETLGISVQSFNGDLLYEPWEIYDESGLAFTTFDAYWSKCMSLPIEPTLLLPPWKLVPLEGTGSVVSCPIEELGLENEIEKSSNGLLSRCWSPGWSNADKVLSEFISGHLLDYSENRMKVEGTTTSLLSPYLHYGELSIRKIYQNVRIKQIQWAKEGNCRAEESVNFFLRSIGLREYSRYLCFNFPFTYERSLLGNLKHYPWRADEGQFKSWRQGRTGYPLVDAGMRELWATGWIHNRSRVIVASFFVKFLLLPWTWGLKYFWDTLLDADLESDILGWQYVSGSLPDGHELKRIDSPEVQGQKYDPDGEYVRNWIPELARVPTEWIHHPWDAPRTLLKASGVELGLNYPQPIIEFDTARDQLDDAVDMMWQLDRASRVAKLSGLEEVVADNLISLNTLDIPKVIVKEEVFCSSSSLDQKVPSLHNMKDSSIKKKPKDVSGKRSDLVGSCSPMNILEKSKIDVDLLSTAKSSSARKRSISESQCAVPICFSSGCTDPCQEYDSVDQNYSNTSHSDHPCQETYQIGEKKEEEDFDAQSSLEGSRPCKKTA